Proteins from one Mycobacterium adipatum genomic window:
- a CDS encoding esterase: MRVPPLAVSVLAATVTALSGLAGAGTAAAAPPKCEDVGATAGPGFTCQIQQTDPAYTLNISFPSDYPDQKAVVEYIKQTRDGFLNVAKTPDYRPMPYELDTTSVQYTSAVPPRGTQSVVFTTYQNVGGAHPQTFYKAFSWDQAYRKPITFENLFRAGTDPLPVIFPVVQADLARQSGIPDPVLPDAGLDPANYQNFAITDEAVIFFFGQGELLPEAAGAVAVSVPRAIVAPLLA, from the coding sequence ATGCGCGTACCCCCGCTGGCCGTCTCGGTGCTGGCCGCAACCGTCACCGCCCTGTCGGGTCTCGCGGGTGCCGGCACGGCGGCGGCCGCCCCGCCCAAGTGCGAGGACGTGGGTGCCACCGCCGGCCCCGGTTTCACCTGCCAGATCCAGCAGACCGACCCGGCCTACACCCTGAACATCAGTTTCCCGTCCGATTACCCGGACCAGAAAGCGGTCGTCGAGTACATCAAGCAGACCCGGGACGGGTTCTTGAACGTGGCGAAAACCCCCGATTACCGTCCGATGCCCTACGAACTGGACACCACCTCGGTTCAGTACACCTCCGCGGTGCCGCCGCGCGGCACGCAGTCGGTGGTGTTCACCACCTACCAGAACGTCGGGGGTGCGCACCCGCAGACCTTCTACAAGGCGTTCAGCTGGGACCAGGCCTACCGCAAACCGATCACCTTCGAGAACCTGTTCCGCGCGGGCACCGACCCGCTGCCGGTGATCTTCCCGGTGGTGCAGGCCGACCTGGCCCGCCAGTCCGGCATCCCGGACCCGGTGCTGCCGGACGCCGGGCTGGATCCGGCCAACTACCAGAACTTCGCCATCACCGACGAGGCCGTCATCTTCTTCTTCGGGCAGGGCGAGCTGCTGCCGGAAGCGGCAGGCGCCGTTGCGGTGTCGGTGCCGCGGGCGATCGTCGCCCCGCTGCTCGCCTGA
- a CDS encoding class I SAM-dependent methyltransferase, translated as MTSTDHTPGVATDADRKPDVAAGAAPEPNPHATAEQVEAALKDTKLAQILYHDWEAETYDDKWSISYDQRCIDYARGRFDAIVPDEVQRELPYDRALELGCGTGFFLLNLIQAGVARRGSVTDLSPGMVKVATRNGQGLGLDIDGKVADAEGIPYEDNTFDLVVGHAVLHHIPDVEKSLREVVRILKPGGRFVFAGEPTSAGNVYARNLSTLTWRLSTNITKLPGLESWRRPQEELDESSRAAALEAVVDLHTFDPEDLERMATNAGAVDVATASEEFTAAMLGWPIRTFEASVPAGRLGWGWAKFAFNSWTTLSWVDANVWRRVVPKGWFYNVMVTGVKPS; from the coding sequence ATGACGAGCACGGACCACACGCCAGGCGTTGCCACCGACGCCGACCGCAAGCCCGATGTCGCCGCCGGAGCGGCTCCGGAACCCAATCCGCACGCCACCGCCGAGCAGGTCGAGGCCGCGCTGAAGGACACCAAGCTGGCCCAGATCCTCTACCACGACTGGGAGGCCGAGACCTACGACGACAAGTGGTCGATCTCCTATGACCAGCGCTGCATCGACTACGCGCGCGGTCGTTTCGACGCCATCGTGCCCGACGAGGTGCAGCGGGAACTGCCGTATGACCGGGCGCTCGAGCTGGGCTGCGGCACCGGGTTCTTCCTGCTCAACCTGATCCAGGCCGGGGTGGCCCGGCGAGGCTCGGTCACCGACCTGTCCCCGGGCATGGTCAAGGTCGCCACCCGCAACGGGCAGGGCCTGGGACTCGACATCGACGGTAAGGTCGCCGACGCCGAGGGCATCCCGTACGAGGACAACACCTTCGATCTGGTGGTCGGCCACGCCGTGCTGCACCACATCCCCGATGTGGAGAAGTCGCTGCGCGAGGTGGTACGGATCCTCAAGCCGGGCGGCCGTTTCGTGTTCGCCGGGGAGCCCACCAGCGCCGGCAACGTCTACGCCCGCAATCTGTCCACGCTGACCTGGCGGCTGTCGACCAATATCACCAAGCTGCCCGGACTGGAGAGCTGGCGCCGCCCGCAAGAGGAGCTTGACGAATCCTCGCGCGCGGCCGCCCTGGAGGCCGTCGTGGACCTGCACACCTTCGATCCCGAGGATCTGGAGCGGATGGCGACCAATGCCGGAGCCGTCGACGTCGCGACCGCCAGTGAGGAATTCACCGCCGCCATGCTGGGCTGGCCGATCCGCACCTTCGAGGCGTCGGTGCCCGCGGGCCGGTTGGGTTGGGGCTGGGCCAAATTCGCGTTCAACAGTTGGACGACCCTGAGCTGGGTGGACGCCAACGTCTGGCGCCGGGTGGTGCCCAAGGGCTGGTTCTACAACGTGATGGTCACCGGGGTCAAGCCGTCCTGA
- a CDS encoding YczE/YyaS/YitT family protein yields MRGRGAAVLPAGLLLAGLTGYGFSMALMVQAGLGLDPWDVFHQGLSRHTGMTIGVASAVVGVAVLLAWIPLRNRPGIGTIANVIVIAVTVDIGIAVLPSPEDLRLRVPMMVGAVLLNAVSTVLYIGAGLGPGPRDGLMTGLVARTGLSVRLVRTVIEATVLSAGWLLGGTVGVGTVVYAFGIGPLVQLILRHMPRRLLLHDFGAPGRAERAVTPRGAGRRRPVGGGDTTMGGCPQTSPLQPMSPEKTY; encoded by the coding sequence ATGAGGGGCCGCGGTGCTGCGGTGCTGCCGGCCGGCCTGCTGCTCGCGGGCCTGACCGGTTACGGCTTCTCGATGGCCCTGATGGTCCAGGCCGGACTCGGACTGGACCCGTGGGATGTCTTTCATCAGGGTTTGAGCCGGCACACCGGGATGACCATCGGCGTCGCGTCCGCGGTCGTCGGCGTGGCGGTGTTGCTGGCCTGGATCCCGCTGCGCAACCGGCCGGGGATCGGCACGATCGCCAACGTCATCGTCATCGCCGTCACCGTCGACATCGGGATCGCCGTGCTGCCTTCCCCCGAAGACCTCCGGCTGCGGGTACCGATGATGGTGGGCGCGGTGCTGCTGAACGCCGTCAGCACGGTGCTCTATATCGGGGCCGGGCTGGGACCCGGCCCGCGTGACGGGCTGATGACCGGGCTGGTGGCGCGCACCGGGCTCTCGGTGCGGTTGGTCCGCACCGTCATCGAGGCCACCGTGCTGAGCGCCGGGTGGCTGCTCGGCGGCACCGTCGGTGTCGGCACCGTCGTCTACGCGTTCGGTATCGGGCCACTGGTGCAACTGATCCTTCGGCACATGCCGCGGCGGCTGCTGCTGCACGACTTCGGCGCCCCGGGGCGAGCGGAGCGAGCGGTGACACCGCGCGGTGCCGGGCGGCGCCGTCCGGTCGGGGGTGGCGACACTACGATGGGCGGGTGCCCGCAGACGAGCCCGTTGCAGCCGATGTCCCCGGAGAAGACCTACTGA
- a CDS encoding enoyl-CoA hydratase, which translates to MREFVTSVADEGIGTLVLSRPPSNALTRQMYREIGAVAAELGARDDVGAVIVFGGHEVFSAGDDIAVLRRLGAADAESVTAGCRAALDAVAAIPKPTVAAVTGYALGSGLALALAADWRIAGDNVKVGVTEVLAGLLPAAGTDRLVGTVGAARAKELVFSGRFVGAEEALALGLVDELVAPDGVYDAALSWARRHAEAPGYVLAGAKAMIDAAATVTDAAGEGVRRYVEVFGSTIGS; encoded by the coding sequence ATGAGGGAGTTCGTCACCTCCGTCGCCGATGAGGGGATCGGCACCCTGGTGCTGTCTCGGCCGCCCAGCAATGCGCTGACCCGGCAGATGTACCGCGAGATCGGCGCGGTCGCCGCCGAGCTCGGTGCCCGCGACGATGTGGGCGCCGTCATCGTGTTCGGCGGCCACGAGGTCTTCAGCGCCGGTGACGACATCGCGGTGTTGCGCCGCCTGGGGGCCGCCGATGCCGAGAGCGTCACCGCGGGCTGCCGGGCCGCACTGGACGCCGTCGCGGCGATCCCGAAGCCGACGGTCGCCGCGGTCACCGGGTATGCGCTGGGTTCCGGTCTGGCGCTCGCGCTGGCCGCGGACTGGCGGATCGCCGGCGACAACGTCAAGGTGGGCGTCACCGAGGTGCTGGCCGGGCTGCTGCCCGCCGCGGGCACCGACCGGCTGGTGGGCACCGTCGGCGCCGCGCGGGCCAAGGAGCTGGTGTTCAGCGGTCGCTTCGTCGGCGCCGAAGAGGCCCTCGCGCTCGGCCTGGTCGACGAGCTGGTGGCCCCGGACGGGGTGTACGATGCCGCGCTGAGCTGGGCGCGCCGGCACGCCGAGGCGCCCGGATACGTGCTCGCCGGGGCCAAGGCGATGATCGATGCCGCTGCCACCGTGACCGACGCCGCAGGTGAAGGGGTGCGCCGCTACGTCGAGGTCTTCGGGTCGACCATCGGCAGTTAG
- a CDS encoding PQQ-binding-like beta-propeller repeat protein — protein sequence MPARGGTVRRLAAVLGIAALTVSSCGNTDSWVAAHPSTGWAAQYADAANSSYRPLDGAQALTPDWERSVKGDLGAQVALGSRSYLAVNGQTPAGCSLMVWETDNNARQRWCTRLWQGGARSSPLFDDFDNLYIGQPGGMMSYPPTQWIRWRQPVIGMPTTPRLLSPGRLLVLTHLGQVLVFDAHKGTVVGTSLDLVAGVDPTDSDRGLADCATAGPRCPVSAAPAFAAQTGILVVGLWEPDAPAPVLVGLRYRPDQTPILSREWTSQAVGGGPIASPVLSADGSTAYVNGRDGRLWALDTADGTAKWSTVLGYQPQTPPSVTPEGVIVAGGGPGAQLTGITDTGEIVWTRADIEPLSTSSRAGEDLGYTVVRDGEQGQALLVFDPLEGGTVNRYPLPEATGWPVGVSIGHDGRIVTATSDGQVYGFAPA from the coding sequence ATGCCTGCTCGAGGAGGAACTGTGCGCCGGCTTGCTGCCGTGTTGGGAATCGCGGCGCTGACCGTCAGCTCCTGCGGAAATACCGATTCGTGGGTGGCGGCCCACCCGTCGACCGGCTGGGCGGCCCAGTACGCCGACGCGGCCAACAGCAGCTACCGCCCGCTCGACGGGGCGCAGGCGCTGACCCCGGACTGGGAGCGGTCGGTCAAGGGCGACCTGGGCGCGCAGGTCGCCCTCGGATCGCGCAGCTACCTCGCCGTCAACGGGCAGACCCCCGCCGGGTGCTCGCTGATGGTGTGGGAGACCGACAACAACGCCCGTCAGCGCTGGTGCACCCGGTTGTGGCAGGGCGGCGCGCGGTCGAGTCCACTGTTCGATGACTTCGACAACCTCTACATCGGCCAGCCCGGCGGCATGATGTCCTACCCGCCCACCCAGTGGATCCGCTGGCGTCAGCCGGTGATCGGGATGCCGACCACGCCAAGGCTGCTGTCCCCCGGCCGGCTCCTCGTGCTGACCCATCTGGGCCAGGTACTGGTGTTCGACGCCCACAAGGGCACCGTGGTGGGCACCTCACTGGATCTGGTGGCCGGGGTCGACCCGACCGATTCCGATCGTGGTCTCGCCGACTGCGCGACGGCCGGACCCCGGTGCCCGGTGTCGGCGGCCCCCGCATTCGCCGCGCAGACCGGCATCCTGGTAGTCGGGCTGTGGGAGCCGGACGCGCCGGCGCCCGTGCTCGTCGGCCTGCGCTACCGACCGGACCAGACCCCCATCCTGAGCCGTGAATGGACCAGCCAGGCGGTCGGCGGCGGGCCCATCGCCAGTCCCGTGCTGTCGGCCGACGGCAGCACCGCCTACGTCAACGGCCGCGACGGACGGTTGTGGGCCCTCGACACCGCCGACGGCACCGCGAAATGGTCGACGGTGCTGGGGTACCAGCCGCAGACCCCGCCCTCGGTGACACCGGAGGGCGTCATCGTCGCCGGGGGTGGCCCGGGCGCGCAGTTGACCGGGATCACCGACACCGGCGAGATCGTCTGGACGCGTGCCGATATCGAACCGCTGTCGACGTCGAGCCGGGCCGGTGAGGACCTCGGCTACACCGTGGTGCGCGACGGCGAGCAGGGCCAGGCCCTGCTGGTGTTCGACCCCCTGGAGGGCGGCACCGTCAACCGGTACCCGCTGCCGGAGGCCACCGGCTGGCCGGTCGGGGTATCGATCGGTCACGACGGGCGGATCGTCACCGCCACCAGCGACGGCCAGGTCTACGGCTTCGCACCCGCCTAG
- a CDS encoding PLP-dependent aminotransferase family protein: protein MSSEMGTRALDVDLLARELGNWRTSSLTGPAYLGLADALRLLIVDGRVPVGSRLPSERALADALRVSRTTVTAAFSALREDGYLTARRGARSTASLPPRPQIAAAAGAPTMSLAAAALSAPSAAVLEAFADATRDITPYLAEPGHELTGVCTLRRAVAERYCARGLPTEPEQIMITSGAQHAIGLILAAFTQPGDRVLVEQPSYHGALSAISTAGARAVPVALNENGWELDALHAAIRQLAPALAYVIPDSHNPTGFTMSPAQRNRLGHIISETRTRTIVDESIMDMWIDEAPPAPLAAAVPSRHDLVLTIGSMSKSFWGGLRIGWIRAEPATLATIAAIRSSVDLGTPILEQLTAARLLTIRDAVLPERRELLLARRAHLVELLARRLPDWRPGPGRGGMSLWVQLPAPMSTALSAAASRLGLDLPAGPRFGVDGTLERFIRVPYALPEPQLEAAVEVMARAWQSITGVAAAETRAGVVV from the coding sequence ATGTCCAGCGAAATGGGAACCAGAGCACTCGATGTGGACCTACTGGCCCGCGAATTGGGCAACTGGCGCACATCCAGTTTGACCGGCCCGGCCTACCTCGGCCTGGCGGATGCCCTCCGGCTGCTCATCGTCGACGGCCGTGTCCCGGTGGGCTCCCGGCTGCCCAGCGAGCGTGCGCTGGCCGACGCGTTACGGGTGTCGCGGACCACCGTCACCGCGGCGTTCAGCGCGCTGCGCGAGGACGGCTATCTCACCGCCCGTCGCGGCGCCCGCAGTACCGCGTCCCTGCCGCCGCGACCGCAGATCGCCGCTGCGGCCGGCGCGCCGACGATGAGCCTGGCCGCGGCCGCGCTGTCGGCTCCCAGCGCCGCGGTGCTGGAGGCCTTCGCCGATGCCACCCGCGATATCACGCCCTACCTGGCCGAGCCCGGCCACGAACTGACCGGTGTCTGCACGCTCCGCCGGGCGGTCGCCGAAAGATACTGTGCGCGTGGACTGCCCACCGAACCCGAGCAGATCATGATCACCAGCGGCGCGCAACACGCCATCGGCCTGATCCTGGCGGCGTTCACCCAACCCGGTGACCGGGTACTCGTCGAGCAACCCAGCTATCACGGTGCACTGTCTGCGATCTCGACCGCCGGTGCCCGCGCGGTGCCGGTGGCACTCAACGAGAACGGGTGGGAACTCGACGCCCTGCACGCCGCGATCCGTCAGCTGGCACCCGCGCTGGCCTACGTCATCCCGGACAGCCACAACCCGACCGGGTTCACCATGTCGCCCGCGCAGCGAAACCGACTGGGCCACATAATTTCTGAGACCCGGACCCGCACCATCGTCGACGAGTCCATCATGGACATGTGGATCGACGAGGCACCGCCGGCGCCGCTGGCCGCGGCGGTGCCGTCCCGCCACGACCTGGTGCTGACCATCGGTTCGATGTCCAAATCGTTCTGGGGCGGCCTGCGGATCGGCTGGATCCGCGCCGAACCCGCCACCCTGGCCACCATCGCCGCCATCCGGTCCTCGGTCGATCTCGGTACCCCGATTCTCGAACAACTCACGGCGGCAAGACTTCTCACGATCCGCGACGCGGTCCTACCGGAGCGTCGCGAACTACTGCTGGCCCGGCGGGCCCATCTCGTCGAACTGCTGGCCCGCCGGCTGCCGGACTGGCGTCCCGGACCGGGCCGCGGCGGGATGTCACTGTGGGTGCAACTGCCCGCGCCGATGAGCACCGCGCTGTCGGCCGCCGCGTCGCGGCTCGGGCTGGATCTCCCCGCCGGGCCGCGCTTCGGCGTCGACGGCACGCTGGAACGGTTCATCCGGGTGCCCTACGCGCTGCCCGAGCCCCAACTGGAGGCGGCCGTGGAGGTGATGGCGCGCGCCTGGCAGTCCATCACCGGCGTCGCCGCCGCCGAGACCCGCGCGGGAGTGGTCGTCTAG
- a CDS encoding THUMP-like domain-containing protein yields MVDFTLDDVAYLRSDDGRRALADVADLALSGAGQVTDIATVRTRFGERTAILVETILLRRKAAAKFDDPSAWLFTDDALQQATAAAVAEHRARRLVGARVHDVTCSVGAELAALGPVAGQLLGSDLDPVRLAMAHNNIPDVPLCRADALRPVTRDTVVLADPGRRSGGRRRFDPRAYAPPLDALFDVYRGRDLVVKCAPGIDFDQLPELGFDGEVELCSSGGSVREACLWSAGLATPGVRRRASLLDRAEQLTDADPDECAVRPAGRWIIDPDGAVVRAGLVRQYGTRYGCWQLDPDIAYLSGDELPDGVRGFEVLAEIGFDEKRLRRELAARDGGALEILVRGVDVDPDALRRRLKLRGAQPHSVVITRIGTGAAGRAVAFICRPSR; encoded by the coding sequence TTGGTTGACTTCACGCTCGACGACGTCGCCTACCTCCGCAGTGACGATGGCCGACGAGCGCTGGCCGACGTGGCCGACCTGGCGCTGAGCGGCGCCGGACAGGTCACCGATATCGCCACGGTACGAACACGTTTCGGTGAGCGCACCGCGATACTCGTGGAGACCATATTGCTGCGCCGCAAGGCCGCGGCCAAGTTCGACGATCCGTCGGCGTGGCTGTTCACCGACGACGCCCTGCAACAGGCCACCGCCGCCGCGGTGGCCGAGCACCGGGCCCGCAGGCTCGTCGGCGCGCGGGTGCACGACGTGACCTGCTCGGTCGGGGCCGAACTGGCCGCGCTGGGGCCGGTCGCCGGGCAGCTGCTGGGCAGTGATCTCGACCCCGTGCGACTGGCGATGGCGCACAACAACATTCCCGACGTTCCGCTGTGCCGTGCGGACGCGCTGCGGCCGGTCACCCGGGACACCGTGGTGCTGGCCGACCCGGGCCGCCGCTCCGGTGGCCGGCGCCGGTTCGATCCGCGCGCATACGCTCCGCCGCTGGACGCGCTGTTCGACGTCTATCGCGGGCGCGATCTGGTGGTGAAGTGCGCGCCCGGAATCGATTTCGACCAGCTCCCCGAACTCGGTTTCGACGGGGAAGTGGAGCTGTGCTCGTCGGGCGGCAGCGTGCGGGAGGCATGCCTGTGGTCGGCGGGTCTGGCGACGCCGGGGGTGCGGCGCCGGGCGAGCCTGCTGGATCGCGCAGAGCAGCTCACCGACGCCGATCCCGACGAGTGCGCGGTGCGCCCGGCGGGGCGCTGGATCATCGACCCCGACGGTGCGGTGGTGCGCGCCGGCCTCGTGCGCCAGTACGGCACCCGGTACGGGTGCTGGCAGCTGGACCCCGACATCGCCTATCTGTCCGGTGACGAACTTCCGGACGGGGTGCGGGGTTTCGAGGTTCTCGCCGAGATCGGATTCGACGAGAAGCGACTGCGCCGGGAACTGGCGGCCCGCGACGGTGGTGCGCTGGAGATCCTGGTGCGCGGTGTCGACGTGGATCCCGACGCGCTACGCCGACGTCTGAAGTTGCGCGGCGCGCAACCGCACTCGGTGGTCATCACCCGGATCGGTACCGGAGCGGCGGGACGGGCGGTGGCGTTCATTTGTCGGCCGTCGCGATAG
- the serB gene encoding phosphoserine phosphatase SerB has translation MPTASQSVDPARKRSSLLITVTGVDQPGVTSALFEVLSRHHVELLNVEQVVIRGRLTLGVLVSVESKVADGSEFADEVRAAIHGVGLDVAIERSDDKPVLEGPSTHTIVVLGRPITAEAFGVVAREVAALGVNIDFIRGVSDYPVTGLELRVSVPPGAVYAELQNVMARTAVALGVDIALEDYSLSRRTKRLIVFDVDSTLIQGEVIEMLADRAGALAAVAEVTEAAMRGELDFAESLHKRVATLAGLPAEVLDEVADQIELTPGARTTIRTLRRLGYHCGIVSGGFRQVIEPLAHDLMMDFVAANELEIVDGKLTGRVVGQVIDRPGKAKALRDFAQQVGVPMEQTVAVGDGANDIDMLSAAGLGVAFNAKPALREVADASLSHPYLDTVLFILGVTRGEIEAADAVDGTARRVDIPDV, from the coding sequence GTGCCGACGGCCTCGCAGTCAGTCGACCCCGCGCGCAAGCGTTCATCGTTGTTGATCACGGTCACCGGGGTGGACCAGCCCGGCGTGACCTCCGCACTGTTCGAGGTGCTCTCCCGCCACCATGTGGAGCTGCTCAACGTCGAACAGGTCGTGATCCGCGGCAGGCTCACCCTGGGTGTGCTGGTGTCGGTGGAGTCCAAGGTCGCCGACGGCTCCGAGTTCGCCGACGAGGTCCGCGCCGCCATCCACGGGGTGGGCCTGGATGTCGCGATCGAGCGCAGTGACGACAAGCCGGTGCTGGAGGGGCCCTCCACGCACACCATCGTGGTGCTGGGCCGCCCGATCACCGCCGAGGCGTTCGGGGTGGTGGCCCGCGAGGTCGCCGCGCTCGGAGTGAACATCGATTTCATCCGCGGGGTCTCCGACTACCCGGTGACCGGGCTGGAGCTGCGGGTCTCGGTGCCGCCCGGCGCGGTCTACGCCGAACTGCAGAACGTGATGGCGCGCACCGCCGTCGCGCTCGGGGTCGATATCGCGCTGGAGGATTACAGCCTGTCGCGGCGGACCAAGCGCCTCATCGTGTTCGACGTGGATTCCACCCTGATCCAGGGTGAGGTCATCGAGATGCTCGCCGACCGGGCCGGCGCATTGGCGGCGGTCGCCGAGGTCACCGAGGCGGCGATGCGCGGTGAGCTGGACTTCGCCGAGTCGCTGCACAAGCGGGTTGCCACGCTGGCCGGCCTGCCCGCCGAGGTGCTCGACGAGGTGGCCGATCAGATCGAGCTGACCCCCGGGGCGCGCACCACGATCCGCACGTTGCGTCGACTGGGATATCACTGCGGCATCGTCTCCGGCGGCTTCCGCCAGGTGATCGAGCCGCTGGCGCACGACCTGATGATGGATTTCGTCGCGGCCAACGAGCTGGAGATCGTCGACGGCAAGCTCACCGGCCGGGTGGTGGGTCAGGTCATCGACCGCCCCGGAAAGGCCAAGGCGCTGCGCGATTTCGCCCAGCAGGTCGGGGTGCCGATGGAGCAGACCGTGGCCGTCGGGGACGGTGCGAACGATATCGACATGCTCTCGGCCGCCGGGCTGGGTGTGGCCTTCAACGCCAAACCCGCGCTGCGCGAGGTGGCCGACGCGTCGCTGAGCCACCCGTACCTGGACACCGTGCTGTTCATCCTGGGGGTGACCCGCGGTGAGATCGAGGCCGCCGACGCCGTCGACGGCACCGCACGCCGGGTCGACATCCCCGACGTCTAG
- a CDS encoding ABC transporter ATP-binding protein: MPADEPVAADVPGEDLLIDFAKVTLRRGGKTLVGPIDWAVELDERWVVIGPNGAGKTSLLRIAAAVDHPSSGTAYVLGERLGRTDMAELRSRVGLSSSALSQRIPDDEMVRDLVVSAGYAVLGRWREHYDDVDYEQALDMLESVGAEHLAMRTYGTLSEGERKRVLIARSLMTDPELLLLDEPAAGLDLGGREELVARLADLAADPDAPAIVLVTHHVEEIPPGFSHCLLLSEGSVVAAGLLTEVLTAQNLSTAFGQSIALDYIDGRYFARRTRSRAAHRRRA; the protein is encoded by the coding sequence GTGCCCGCAGACGAGCCCGTTGCAGCCGATGTCCCCGGAGAAGACCTACTGATCGATTTCGCCAAGGTCACCCTGCGGCGTGGGGGCAAGACCCTGGTGGGGCCCATCGACTGGGCCGTCGAACTCGACGAACGCTGGGTGGTGATCGGGCCCAACGGGGCGGGCAAGACGTCGCTGCTGCGCATCGCCGCCGCCGTGGACCATCCGTCCTCGGGGACGGCGTACGTGCTCGGCGAGCGCCTCGGGCGCACCGATATGGCCGAACTGCGCTCCCGGGTGGGGTTGAGCAGTTCGGCTCTGAGCCAACGGATTCCCGATGACGAGATGGTTCGCGACCTGGTGGTCTCGGCCGGTTACGCGGTGCTCGGGCGCTGGCGCGAGCACTATGACGATGTCGACTACGAGCAGGCCCTGGACATGCTCGAAAGCGTCGGCGCCGAGCACCTGGCGATGCGCACCTACGGCACCCTGTCCGAGGGCGAACGCAAGCGGGTACTGATCGCGCGTTCCCTGATGACCGACCCGGAACTGCTCCTGCTCGACGAGCCCGCCGCCGGTCTGGACCTGGGCGGCCGCGAGGAGTTGGTGGCCCGCCTCGCCGATCTGGCCGCCGACCCCGACGCGCCCGCCATCGTGCTGGTCACCCACCATGTCGAGGAGATCCCGCCCGGTTTCAGCCACTGCCTGCTGCTTTCGGAGGGCAGCGTGGTCGCGGCCGGACTGCTCACCGAGGTGCTGACCGCGCAGAATCTGTCGACGGCATTCGGGCAGTCGATCGCCCTGGACTACATCGACGGTCGCTATTTCGCCCGGCGCACCCGCAGCCGCGCGGCACACAGGAGGCGCGCATGA
- a CDS encoding acyltransferase: MTTMWGAPLHKRWRGSRLGDPRQAQFLTRDSLRWVLANKAYTPWYLVRYWRLLKFKLRNPHIITRGMVFLGKGVEIEATPELSTMEIGRWVHIGDKNTIRCHEGSLRIGDKVVLGRDNVINTYLDIELGDSVLMADWCYVCDFDHKMDSLELPIKDQGIIKSPVRIGPDTWVAAKVSVLRGTSVGRGCVLGAHAVVKGEIPDFSIAVGSPAKVVKNRKVAWDASAAERAELAANLADIERKKAAR, from the coding sequence ATGACGACGATGTGGGGCGCGCCGTTGCACAAGAGGTGGCGGGGTTCGCGGTTGGGCGATCCGCGCCAGGCGCAGTTTCTGACCCGCGATTCGCTGCGCTGGGTGCTGGCCAACAAGGCGTACACGCCGTGGTACCTGGTGCGCTACTGGCGGCTGTTGAAGTTCAAGCTGCGCAACCCGCACATCATCACCCGCGGCATGGTGTTCCTGGGCAAGGGTGTCGAGATCGAGGCCACCCCGGAGCTGTCCACCATGGAAATCGGGCGCTGGGTGCACATCGGGGACAAGAACACCATCCGCTGCCACGAGGGTTCGTTGCGCATCGGCGACAAGGTGGTGCTGGGCCGCGACAACGTGATCAACACCTACCTCGACATCGAACTCGGTGATTCGGTGCTGATGGCCGATTGGTGCTACGTCTGCGATTTCGACCACAAGATGGACAGCCTGGAGCTGCCCATCAAGGACCAGGGCATCATCAAGAGCCCGGTGCGGATCGGGCCGGACACCTGGGTCGCGGCGAAGGTCAGCGTGCTGCGCGGCACCTCCGTGGGGCGCGGGTGCGTGCTGGGTGCGCACGCGGTGGTCAAGGGGGAGATCCCGGACTTCTCCATCGCGGTCGGCTCACCGGCCAAGGTCGTCAAGAACCGCAAGGTCGCCTGGGATGCCTCGGCCGCCGAACGCGCCGAACTGGCGGCGAACCTGGCCGATATCGAACGGAAGAAAGCCGCCCGCTGA
- a CDS encoding NUDIX hydrolase produces MTDSFEPLPARPASTVMLIRDTPQESISVFLMRRHAGMQFVAGTTVFPGGGVDDRDRDATIAWYGPDPTWWADKIGVDDDLAAALVCAAARETFEESGVLFAGAADDPDLLVDDASVYREQRAALENKSLSFAEFLRTENLMLRADLLRPWANWVTPIEERTRRYDTYFFVGALPQGQKADGDNTETDRAYWATPESALDDFAEGRTFLLPPTWTQLDSLAGRTVAEVLAVDRQIVAVSPHLTVSEGNWEIEFFDSGRYNEARNRRSPDGYRA; encoded by the coding sequence ATGACCGACAGTTTCGAGCCGCTGCCGGCCCGGCCGGCCTCCACGGTCATGCTCATCCGGGACACTCCGCAGGAGAGCATCTCGGTGTTCCTGATGCGCCGGCACGCGGGCATGCAGTTCGTCGCGGGCACCACGGTGTTCCCCGGCGGCGGCGTCGATGACCGGGACCGGGATGCGACGATCGCCTGGTACGGGCCCGACCCCACGTGGTGGGCGGACAAGATCGGCGTCGACGACGACCTCGCCGCGGCGTTGGTGTGCGCGGCGGCGCGGGAGACCTTCGAGGAGTCCGGGGTGCTGTTCGCCGGGGCCGCCGACGATCCGGACCTGCTGGTCGATGACGCGTCGGTCTACCGCGAGCAGCGCGCCGCCCTGGAGAACAAGTCACTGTCCTTCGCGGAGTTCCTGCGTACCGAGAACCTGATGCTGCGTGCCGATCTGTTGCGGCCGTGGGCCAACTGGGTGACCCCGATCGAGGAGCGCACCCGTCGCTACGACACCTACTTCTTCGTCGGTGCGCTGCCGCAAGGCCAGAAGGCCGACGGCGACAACACCGAGACCGACCGTGCCTACTGGGCCACCCCCGAGTCGGCGCTCGATGACTTCGCCGAGGGCCGCACCTTCCTGCTCCCGCCCACCTGGACCCAATTGGACTCGCTGGCCGGGCGCACCGTCGCCGAGGTGCTGGCGGTGGACCGCCAGATCGTGGCGGTGTCGCCGCACCTGACGGTGTCCGAGGGCAACTGGGAGATCGAGTTCTTCGACAGTGGCCGCTACAACGAGGCCCGCAACCGGCGTTCCCCGGACGGTTACCGCGCATGA